One genomic segment of Occultella kanbiaonis includes these proteins:
- a CDS encoding phosphotransferase, which yields MREAPPDLGDVDVVTLLRDAWELPAISAEHLPWGFGAWHWRATEAGGRRWFVTADRLSRPGRQEELEATYGAARELFDRGLAFVVPTVPTTAGPLTQRLGGYALSVTEWLEGERPTGELTGLGAEQTMTALAALHGEQPPSGIGVWNHALTDRGDLEGLATTSEPQWSGGPLSGEARAQVRAHLARIPVWIARYDARVAAALATRAGWVATHGEPGPHNQIVTAQGRRWVDWESLRVAPRERDLTDLARTAGRIPGDVAADPELLEMFDLRWRLDEIATFSAWLRGPHTGTESDRVALGGLVEELTRPDWLPGDS from the coding sequence ATGCGTGAAGCCCCACCCGATCTGGGCGACGTGGACGTCGTCACGCTCCTGCGCGACGCCTGGGAGCTTCCGGCAATCTCGGCGGAACACCTGCCCTGGGGCTTCGGTGCCTGGCACTGGCGGGCCACCGAGGCCGGCGGTCGGCGCTGGTTCGTCACCGCCGACCGCCTTTCGAGGCCGGGCCGACAGGAGGAGCTCGAGGCGACCTACGGTGCGGCCCGCGAACTGTTCGACCGGGGCCTCGCCTTCGTCGTGCCGACGGTCCCGACCACGGCGGGGCCCCTCACGCAACGCCTCGGTGGCTACGCGCTCAGCGTCACCGAGTGGCTCGAGGGTGAGCGCCCCACCGGCGAGCTGACCGGGCTCGGCGCGGAGCAGACCATGACCGCGCTCGCCGCACTGCACGGTGAGCAGCCGCCGTCGGGCATCGGCGTCTGGAACCACGCACTCACCGATCGGGGCGACCTCGAGGGCCTCGCTACGACGAGCGAACCTCAGTGGTCCGGCGGACCACTGAGCGGCGAGGCCCGCGCGCAGGTGCGGGCGCACCTGGCCCGGATCCCGGTGTGGATCGCGCGCTACGACGCGCGCGTCGCAGCCGCACTCGCGACTCGGGCGGGGTGGGTCGCCACCCACGGCGAACCGGGTCCGCACAACCAGATCGTCACCGCACAGGGCCGCCGCTGGGTGGACTGGGAGTCCCTGCGGGTGGCCCCGCGCGAGCGCGACCTGACCGACCTGGCCCGCACGGCCGGGCGGATCCCGGGCGACGTGGCCGCCGATCCGGAACTGCTGGAGATGTTCGACCTGCGCTGGCGCCTGGACGAGATCGCCACCTTCTCGGCATGGCTGCGCGGTCCGCACACCGGTACCGAGTCCGACCGCGTGGCGCTCGGCGGCCTCGTCGAGGAACTGACCCGCCCGGACTGGCTCCCCGGCGACTCGTAG
- a CDS encoding DUF4062 domain-containing protein: protein MPRHIRIFVSSPGDVSDERRQCGEVIEELNTTVQALLPELDTQLEVIRWETDTHPDLTGSPQEVVDDQLPKDYDVFLGIMWSRFGTPTGTAGSGTEHEFLSARRGWETKRRPAHLLFYFCEASIPPKVAGEHADQLKAVFDFRTELSNQGLVGSYEDRSRFSDTVRRDLVLVLARLLHGQTAQIEDAQGGSGVIAPADHAIVRNQVEALTREYEHLRETMQSGDRRTRRMEVVASQLRSLAQSAYPLLPDLATSQRPGDRLAAVCILQAIPDAAYLDWLGERMPAEQPFLGYHAAVALLVAARDLPVESLDQVAHALERAESMWSRLLRSTDRSRVLDNVRGELKRRLSGTGRL, encoded by the coding sequence ATGCCTCGGCACATCCGCATCTTCGTCTCGTCACCCGGCGATGTGAGCGACGAGCGCCGCCAGTGCGGCGAGGTGATCGAAGAACTCAACACCACCGTGCAGGCACTGCTCCCCGAACTCGACACCCAGCTCGAAGTCATCCGGTGGGAGACGGACACCCACCCGGACCTCACCGGTAGCCCGCAGGAGGTGGTCGATGACCAACTCCCCAAGGACTACGACGTCTTCCTGGGGATCATGTGGTCGCGTTTCGGCACACCCACCGGGACCGCAGGATCAGGTACCGAGCATGAGTTCCTGTCGGCACGCCGCGGGTGGGAGACGAAACGTCGACCGGCCCACCTTCTCTTCTACTTCTGCGAAGCTTCGATACCGCCGAAGGTCGCGGGCGAGCATGCGGATCAGCTCAAAGCAGTGTTCGATTTCCGCACTGAACTGAGCAATCAAGGGCTCGTGGGGTCCTACGAGGACCGCTCCCGGTTCTCGGACACGGTTCGGCGAGACCTCGTCCTGGTCCTCGCGCGCCTCCTGCACGGCCAGACGGCCCAGATCGAGGACGCGCAGGGCGGGTCAGGCGTGATCGCCCCGGCGGACCATGCCATTGTGCGCAACCAGGTGGAGGCCTTGACCAGGGAGTACGAGCACCTGCGAGAGACCATGCAGTCTGGCGACAGACGGACCCGCCGGATGGAGGTTGTTGCCTCACAGCTGCGCTCCCTTGCCCAGTCCGCCTATCCGCTCCTGCCGGATCTCGCCACAAGCCAGAGGCCGGGAGACCGGCTGGCGGCCGTTTGCATTCTTCAAGCGATCCCCGACGCCGCCTACCTGGATTGGCTTGGCGAGCGGATGCCCGCCGAGCAGCCATTCCTCGGCTATCACGCCGCAGTGGCCTTGCTGGTTGCGGCCCGTGATCTACCTGTCGAGTCACTCGACCAGGTGGCGCACGCGCTGGAGCGCGCCGAGAGCATGTGGAGTCGGCTCCTGCGGAGTACCGACCGCTCACGAGTCCTCGACAACGTCCGTGGGGAGTTGAAGCGACGGCTATCGGGGACCGGCCGACTCTGA
- a CDS encoding MalY/PatB family protein — MTQTMEFDDVRIERLREIGGVKWSMFPDKIGAFVAEMDFGTAPAITQAIHTAVDLGVFGYLPKDLGDQMSRAYAAWSRTVYGWDVPVENVRPLPDVIAGLQATIEHFSAPGTPVILPTPAYMPFLTVPPAMGREVIQVPMLVENGRYVYDLDGLDAAYRAGANLLILCNPHNPVGRVLERAEMLAIAEVVERHGGRVFSDEIHAPLVFSEHTHVPYASISPAAASHTVTAASASKAWNLPGMKCAQLILSNDADLAKWSEVGMMAEHGAANLGVIANTAAYTAGGQWLADVLHYLEGNRNVLADLVAEHLPGAHLTRPEGTYLAWIDCRELDLGPEPGEFFAERADVALVDGNRCGEAGTGFVRYNFATPRPIMVQSLEQMGAALTGR; from the coding sequence ATGACGCAGACCATGGAGTTCGACGACGTCCGGATCGAGCGCTTGCGCGAGATCGGTGGGGTGAAGTGGTCGATGTTCCCGGACAAGATCGGGGCGTTCGTCGCCGAGATGGACTTCGGCACGGCGCCGGCGATCACCCAGGCGATACACACCGCCGTCGATCTCGGCGTGTTCGGGTACCTGCCGAAGGACCTGGGGGACCAGATGTCGCGGGCGTACGCCGCGTGGTCGCGCACCGTCTACGGCTGGGACGTTCCTGTCGAGAACGTGCGGCCGCTGCCGGACGTGATCGCCGGGCTCCAGGCCACCATCGAGCACTTCTCCGCGCCGGGCACCCCGGTGATCCTGCCGACGCCCGCGTACATGCCGTTCCTGACGGTTCCGCCGGCGATGGGGCGCGAGGTCATCCAGGTGCCGATGCTGGTCGAGAACGGCCGGTACGTCTACGACCTCGACGGCCTCGACGCCGCCTACCGCGCCGGCGCGAACCTGCTGATCCTGTGCAACCCGCACAACCCGGTCGGCCGGGTCCTGGAGCGCGCCGAGATGCTGGCGATCGCCGAGGTCGTGGAGCGTCACGGTGGTCGGGTGTTCTCCGACGAGATCCACGCTCCCCTCGTCTTCTCCGAGCACACCCACGTGCCGTACGCCTCGATCAGTCCGGCGGCGGCGTCGCACACGGTGACCGCGGCATCGGCGTCCAAGGCATGGAACCTGCCCGGGATGAAGTGCGCCCAGCTGATCCTGTCCAACGACGCCGACCTGGCGAAGTGGAGCGAGGTCGGCATGATGGCCGAGCACGGCGCCGCGAACCTCGGCGTGATCGCGAACACCGCGGCCTACACGGCGGGCGGACAGTGGCTGGCGGATGTGCTGCACTACCTCGAAGGCAACCGGAACGTGCTCGCAGACCTCGTCGCCGAGCACCTGCCCGGCGCACACCTCACCCGACCCGAGGGCACCTACCTCGCCTGGATCGACTGCCGCGAGCTCGACCTCGGCCCGGAGCCCGGTGAGTTCTTCGCCGAACGCGCGGACGTCGCCCTCGTGGACGGCAACCGGTGTGGGGAAGCCGGCACGGGGTTCGTGCGCTACAACTTCGCCACGCCACGACCGATCATGGTGCAGTCGCTGGAGCAGATGGGTGCGGCGCTGACGGGACGGTGA
- a CDS encoding helix-turn-helix transcriptional regulator, producing the protein MTEKKPQPAARSATSGRARAAKVTALPAKARATRPARVQATDELPPCDRDWLIALFKGLVEPLGRALPISAEVVLHDLALLPNSIVAVHGDVTGRQVGDPATDLLLERATTGELDHMMGYASKLPDGRQLRSTTMIIRDAANVPVAALCINSDLSMWHSVERIAAAMVGGVLPAAESPVSVPQPPQVPVPEDTPSEVFARDVDELASHLVHQAVTEQGIPVELMKKEHKIAVVRALKARGMFLLRDAVEMIAATLMVTRFTIYNYLNEIEDEEKDGPPSKQGTTKRKG; encoded by the coding sequence ATGACCGAGAAGAAGCCGCAGCCGGCGGCACGCAGCGCCACCTCAGGGCGTGCACGCGCCGCCAAGGTGACCGCGTTGCCCGCCAAGGCGCGCGCCACGCGCCCGGCGCGGGTGCAGGCAACGGATGAACTTCCCCCCTGCGACCGGGACTGGCTGATCGCCCTGTTCAAGGGCCTCGTGGAGCCGTTGGGCCGGGCGCTGCCGATCTCTGCCGAGGTGGTGCTGCACGACCTGGCCCTGCTGCCGAACTCCATCGTGGCCGTGCACGGCGACGTGACCGGTCGGCAGGTGGGCGATCCGGCCACGGACCTGCTGCTGGAACGAGCGACCACCGGGGAGCTCGATCACATGATGGGCTACGCCTCGAAGCTGCCGGACGGGCGACAGCTGCGCTCCACCACGATGATCATCCGAGACGCCGCGAACGTGCCCGTGGCGGCGCTCTGCATCAACTCGGACCTGTCCATGTGGCACTCGGTGGAGCGGATCGCCGCAGCGATGGTGGGTGGGGTGCTACCCGCGGCCGAATCTCCCGTGTCCGTCCCGCAGCCCCCGCAGGTGCCCGTCCCCGAGGACACGCCGTCGGAGGTGTTCGCCCGGGACGTGGACGAGCTGGCATCCCATCTGGTGCACCAGGCGGTGACCGAGCAGGGCATCCCGGTCGAGCTCATGAAGAAGGAGCACAAGATCGCCGTGGTGCGCGCTCTGAAGGCGCGCGGCATGTTCCTGCTCCGGGACGCCGTCGAGATGATCGCGGCCACCCTCATGGTCACGCGATTCACGATCTACAACTACCTGAACGAGATCGAGGACGAAGAGAAGGACGGTCCGCCGTCCAAACAGGGCACCACCAAACGAAAGGGCTGA
- a CDS encoding ABC transporter substrate-binding protein: MTTKRSHYWRSAALLAAGSMILGACGSSEGDESGGTGGSGDPGSEATEAGEAVAGGSAVFAVDSPFIGFDPNVTPAAQDARVLRQVFDSLLFLDEEGALQPWLASEWAVSDDGLEYTFTVRDDVTFTDGTPFDASAVCYNLDRIKDPATASIYAIGLIGPYESCAATDPTTAVVTMATPYAPFLNNLTSPFMGINSPTAAAAAEPADYTLAPVGSGPFAITSFTPNDRVELVRNDDYDWAPGNATHTGAAYLENLTFQIIPDPTVRIGSVRNGTVNVGSNVPETDVAAIEGDPNLALLSQQQSGAPYQLHFNASRAPFDEMAVREAARAAMDVDAAVDALYLGVFDRAWGPLAPTTLAYDSAVEGSFAFDADEAGRLLDEAGWVLGSDGVRTRDGERLSITYLEGSPNREKRQDVATFLAANLEAVGFEVETQFQQVAPLQAQSQAGDYDIMGLSLVAVDPNVLYQMYDPRFIPSPGRSGFNLSHTDDETLTGLVNTGQQELDPEARAAIYVDAQADVIDQVRSVAIYVPTYTLAVNGLQGIRFDAEGYPILYDASLIQ, encoded by the coding sequence ATGACTACCAAGCGATCGCACTACTGGCGCAGCGCGGCCTTGCTGGCGGCCGGCTCGATGATCCTCGGAGCCTGCGGCTCCAGCGAGGGCGACGAGTCGGGCGGGACCGGTGGCTCCGGTGACCCCGGATCCGAGGCCACCGAAGCGGGGGAGGCCGTCGCCGGCGGATCCGCGGTCTTCGCGGTCGACTCGCCATTCATCGGGTTCGACCCGAACGTGACCCCGGCGGCCCAGGACGCCCGAGTGTTGCGGCAGGTGTTCGACTCGCTGCTGTTCCTCGACGAGGAGGGCGCGTTGCAGCCCTGGCTGGCCAGCGAGTGGGCCGTCAGCGACGACGGCCTCGAGTACACCTTCACGGTCCGCGACGACGTGACATTCACGGATGGCACGCCGTTCGACGCGTCGGCCGTCTGCTACAACCTCGACCGCATCAAGGACCCCGCCACCGCCTCGATCTACGCCATCGGGCTGATCGGGCCGTACGAGTCCTGCGCCGCCACCGACCCGACCACCGCCGTCGTGACGATGGCCACGCCGTACGCCCCGTTCCTGAACAACCTCACGTCGCCGTTCATGGGCATCAACTCCCCGACGGCGGCCGCCGCGGCCGAGCCCGCCGACTACACCCTCGCTCCCGTCGGCAGTGGGCCGTTCGCCATCACCAGCTTCACTCCCAACGACCGCGTCGAGCTCGTCCGCAACGACGACTACGACTGGGCACCGGGTAACGCGACCCACACGGGTGCTGCCTACCTCGAGAACCTGACGTTCCAGATCATCCCGGACCCCACCGTGCGGATCGGATCGGTGCGCAACGGCACCGTCAACGTCGGCAGCAACGTCCCGGAGACGGACGTGGCCGCGATCGAGGGCGACCCGAACCTCGCACTCCTGTCCCAGCAGCAGTCCGGGGCGCCGTACCAGCTGCACTTCAACGCCTCCCGGGCCCCGTTCGACGAGATGGCCGTCCGCGAGGCGGCCCGTGCGGCGATGGACGTCGACGCCGCCGTCGACGCCCTCTATCTCGGCGTGTTCGACCGGGCCTGGGGCCCGCTCGCACCGACGACGCTCGCCTACGACTCGGCCGTCGAGGGCTCCTTCGCCTTCGACGCCGACGAGGCCGGCCGGCTGCTGGACGAGGCCGGGTGGGTCCTGGGCTCGGACGGCGTCCGCACCCGGGACGGTGAGCGCCTGAGCATCACCTACCTGGAGGGCAGCCCGAACCGGGAGAAGCGCCAGGACGTGGCCACGTTCCTCGCCGCGAACCTCGAGGCGGTCGGCTTCGAGGTCGAGACGCAGTTCCAGCAGGTCGCGCCGCTGCAGGCCCAGAGCCAGGCGGGCGACTACGACATCATGGGCCTGTCCCTGGTGGCGGTGGACCCGAACGTGCTCTACCAGATGTATGACCCGCGGTTCATCCCCAGCCCGGGTCGGTCCGGGTTCAACCTGAGCCACACCGACGACGAGACCCTGACCGGGCTCGTCAACACCGGGCAACAGGAACTGGACCCCGAGGCCCGTGCGGCGATCTACGTGGACGCCCAGGCCGACGTCATCGACCAGGTCCGGTCGGTCGCCATCTACGTGCCGACGTACACCCTCGCCGTCAACGGACTCCAGGGCATCCGCTTCGACGCGGAAGGATACCCGATCCTCTACGACGCGTCGCTGATCCAGTGA
- a CDS encoding ABC transporter permease, with the protein MGFVIARRVLAGIPTLLGVTVILFITLRLLPGDPISAILAGSPATPEVVEALREQFGLDRSIPAQYWEFLTNALTLNLGTSYSTRQPVSEMIGQQVDQTLILAFAAATVSAVTGIVLGSLSAIKRNGVIDGFVRVTSLINTSMPSFWVGLLLIMFFSFTLGWFPATGSGSLSTLVLPAITLGLSAAGTVTRLVRNSVIEVLGENFVTALHAKGLRSHLIVMKHVLRNAVIPTVTVVGLQLGGLVAGSVIVETVFTRQGIGQMLVQAIGGQDYPVVQGVVLVIAVIYIAVNIAVDISYSFIDPRVRTALGKG; encoded by the coding sequence ATGGGTTTCGTCATCGCCAGACGCGTCCTGGCCGGCATCCCCACGCTGCTCGGCGTCACCGTCATCCTGTTCATCACGCTGCGGCTGCTGCCCGGCGACCCGATCTCGGCGATCCTGGCCGGGTCCCCGGCCACCCCGGAGGTTGTCGAGGCGCTGCGCGAGCAGTTCGGTCTGGACAGGTCGATCCCCGCGCAGTACTGGGAGTTCCTGACGAACGCGCTCACCCTGAACCTGGGCACCTCCTACAGCACCCGTCAGCCCGTCTCGGAGATGATCGGCCAACAGGTGGACCAGACCCTGATCCTGGCCTTCGCGGCAGCCACGGTCTCCGCCGTGACCGGGATCGTGCTCGGCTCCCTCTCGGCGATCAAGCGCAACGGCGTCATCGACGGCTTCGTCCGGGTGACCAGCCTGATCAACACCTCGATGCCGTCCTTCTGGGTGGGACTGCTGCTGATCATGTTCTTCTCGTTCACGCTCGGCTGGTTCCCGGCCACCGGGTCGGGCAGCCTGAGCACCCTGGTGCTCCCGGCGATCACGCTCGGCCTGTCGGCCGCCGGCACGGTGACCAGGCTGGTCCGCAACAGCGTGATCGAGGTGCTCGGCGAGAACTTCGTGACGGCGCTGCACGCCAAGGGGCTGAGGTCCCACCTGATCGTGATGAAGCACGTGTTGCGCAACGCCGTGATCCCCACCGTCACCGTGGTGGGCCTGCAGCTCGGAGGGCTGGTCGCCGGCTCGGTGATCGTGGAGACGGTGTTCACGCGTCAGGGCATCGGTCAGATGCTCGTGCAGGCCATCGGCGGCCAGGACTACCCGGTGGTGCAGGGCGTGGTGCTGGTCATCGCGGTCATCTATATCGCGGTGAACATCGCCGTCGACATCTCGTACTCGTTCATCGACCCCCGCGTTCGTACCGCGCTGGGTAAGGGCTGA
- a CDS encoding metal-dependent hydrolase family protein, whose translation MFVLIADRVLAGPDLEVINGGAVIIEDDRIVWVGREADLSADQYPPDADVRWLGDVTLMPGLIDAHVHLAFDGSPHPVARMMAESDEQQVALMLRSARELLSVGVTTARDLGARGYTDVVVRDAIANGTARGPRLLTAGGAITTTGGHCWFMGAEADGIDEVRKMVRRHHKAGVDVIKLMSTGGNMTPGSAPWHAQFTTDELRAAVDEAHRLGKRVAAHAHGTEGIRRALDAGVDTMEHCSFQTEDGMGGADPELADRIAASEIYVSPTCNFRMREFRVLMKGRDFALGELYRRGAKIIASTDAGIDNTPHHGFVGGLVAMSEFDIPIAQVLLSATSRSAHALGLADRTGQLAAGFEADLIAVAGDPRTDLRALDELRLVLARGQEFTPDALPAIEPLPEDFLPMSMRSMLEHDHGGTGSDPGAVAAMAEPAALVR comes from the coding sequence ATGTTCGTACTCATCGCGGATCGAGTTCTGGCCGGACCGGACCTGGAGGTCATCAACGGTGGCGCCGTGATCATCGAGGACGACCGGATCGTCTGGGTGGGGCGGGAGGCCGACCTGTCGGCCGACCAGTACCCACCGGATGCCGACGTCCGATGGCTCGGCGACGTCACGCTCATGCCGGGACTCATCGACGCGCACGTGCACCTGGCGTTCGACGGCTCGCCGCACCCGGTGGCCCGGATGATGGCCGAGTCCGACGAACAGCAGGTGGCGCTCATGCTGCGCAGCGCGAGGGAGCTCCTCAGCGTGGGCGTCACCACGGCCCGGGACCTGGGCGCCAGGGGCTACACCGATGTGGTGGTCCGGGACGCCATCGCGAACGGCACTGCCCGCGGACCGCGCCTGCTCACCGCCGGCGGCGCCATCACCACCACGGGTGGGCACTGCTGGTTCATGGGCGCCGAGGCGGATGGGATCGACGAGGTCCGCAAGATGGTGCGACGTCACCACAAGGCCGGGGTGGACGTCATCAAGCTCATGTCCACCGGTGGCAACATGACCCCGGGATCGGCACCGTGGCACGCGCAGTTCACCACCGACGAACTGCGGGCGGCCGTCGACGAGGCCCACCGGCTCGGCAAGCGGGTCGCCGCGCACGCGCACGGCACCGAGGGGATCCGGCGGGCGCTTGATGCCGGCGTGGACACCATGGAGCACTGCTCGTTCCAGACCGAGGACGGCATGGGCGGCGCCGACCCGGAACTCGCCGACCGGATCGCGGCGTCCGAGATCTACGTGTCGCCGACCTGCAACTTCCGGATGCGCGAGTTCCGGGTGCTGATGAAGGGCCGCGACTTCGCGCTCGGCGAGCTGTACCGGCGCGGTGCGAAGATCATCGCCAGCACCGACGCCGGGATCGACAACACCCCGCACCACGGGTTCGTCGGCGGACTGGTGGCGATGTCCGAGTTCGACATCCCCATCGCGCAGGTCCTGCTCTCGGCCACGTCCCGGTCCGCGCACGCCCTCGGCCTCGCGGACCGGACGGGACAGCTGGCCGCCGGCTTTGAGGCGGATCTGATCGCCGTCGCCGGCGACCCGCGCACGGATCTGCGGGCCCTGGACGAGCTTCGCCTGGTCCTCGCCCGCGGGCAGGAGTTCACCCCCGACGCCCTGCCGGCGATCGAGCCGCTGCCCGAGGACTTCCTCCCGATGTCCATGCGCAGCATGCTCGAGCACGACCACGGCGGGACCGGGTCAGATCCGGGCGCCGTTGCCGCCATGGCCGAGCCCGCGGCGCTGGTGCGCTGA
- a CDS encoding ABC transporter permease — protein sequence MAAVDAAAFTEVKGLRRQLRRTGVSVNSALLYASLAWMAVVVLAALIPGVLATEDPTVLDPARALQPPGAGTPLGTEQYGRSVATLLVHGARSAMIIGLCATAFGMLVGSVLGLIAGYLGGWVDMVIGRFIDMLMCFPGVLLALIIAAALGSTTTNLILAVGIATVPGFARVMRGQVLTVRGHLYVEAARSNGFSPTRTVFRHILPNALAPSVVMATVSIGVAIVVAASLSFLGLGPRTEVPDWGQLLSLGQPYLANSWWISTFPGITLTLTVIAVSLLGDWLRDRLDVE from the coding sequence ATGGCGGCCGTCGATGCCGCGGCGTTCACCGAGGTCAAGGGCCTGCGGCGGCAGCTGCGCCGTACCGGCGTCTCCGTGAACTCGGCGTTGCTGTACGCCTCGCTGGCGTGGATGGCCGTGGTGGTCCTCGCCGCCCTCATCCCGGGTGTGCTCGCCACCGAAGACCCCACCGTCCTGGACCCCGCGCGGGCGCTGCAGCCGCCGGGAGCGGGGACGCCGCTGGGGACCGAGCAGTACGGCCGCTCGGTCGCCACCCTCCTGGTGCACGGCGCCCGCAGCGCCATGATCATCGGCCTGTGCGCCACCGCGTTCGGGATGCTGGTCGGCAGTGTCCTCGGCCTGATCGCCGGATACCTTGGCGGCTGGGTGGACATGGTCATCGGCCGGTTCATCGACATGCTGATGTGCTTCCCCGGAGTGCTGCTGGCGCTGATCATCGCCGCCGCACTCGGCTCCACGACCACGAACCTGATCCTCGCCGTCGGGATCGCCACCGTGCCAGGCTTCGCCAGGGTGATGCGCGGACAGGTGCTGACCGTGCGCGGGCACCTGTACGTGGAGGCGGCCCGCTCCAACGGGTTCAGCCCGACCCGCACGGTGTTCCGGCACATCCTGCCGAACGCACTGGCTCCCTCCGTGGTGATGGCGACCGTCTCGATCGGGGTCGCCATCGTGGTGGCCGCCTCGCTGAGCTTCCTCGGCCTCGGTCCCCGCACCGAGGTGCCGGACTGGGGTCAGCTGCTCTCCCTCGGACAGCCCTACCTGGCGAACTCCTGGTGGATCTCCACCTTCCCGGGCATCACCCTGACCCTGACCGTCATCGCCGTCAGCCTCCTCGGCGACTGGCTGCGCGACCGTCTCGACGTCGAGTAG
- a CDS encoding ABC transporter ATP-binding protein, with amino-acid sequence MTTTTARTMLALTGLRVDVDRHGTAIPLVRDATLQVRAGEIVCLVGESGSGKSVTARTIMGLTQLNPRMSVGGSAVFDGDELFDLGAERMRRLRGRELAMVFQEPLSSLDPVWNIDSQLREGLRRRERVSQKAETARLLEALAEVGIHDGARVLRSYPHQLSGGMCQRVMIAMALLARPKLLIADEPTTALDVTIQAQILELIDKLRRDEDMSVLLVTHDMGVAADLADRVVVMYAGRVVEDASPRDAFARSAHPYTKGLLACIPPMIGARPEHLPAIPGTVPDPSNLPTGCSYHPRCPRASERCTVEDPPLTKVAGTAVACWRPGEVVIGEDELVTVRGQAS; translated from the coding sequence ATGACCACCACCACTGCGCGAACGATGCTCGCCCTGACCGGACTCCGGGTCGACGTGGACCGCCACGGCACCGCCATCCCGCTGGTCCGGGACGCGACCCTGCAGGTGCGGGCCGGTGAGATCGTCTGCCTCGTCGGCGAGTCCGGCAGCGGGAAGTCCGTGACCGCCAGGACCATCATGGGCCTGACCCAGCTGAACCCGCGGATGAGCGTGGGCGGCAGCGCCGTCTTCGACGGCGACGAGCTGTTCGACCTCGGCGCCGAGCGGATGCGAAGGCTGCGTGGGCGTGAGCTCGCGATGGTGTTCCAGGAACCGCTGAGCTCCCTCGACCCGGTCTGGAACATCGACTCCCAGCTGCGGGAAGGGCTGCGCCGGCGCGAGCGGGTCTCCCAGAAGGCGGAGACCGCGCGCCTGCTGGAGGCGTTGGCCGAGGTCGGCATCCATGACGGTGCCCGGGTGTTGCGCAGCTACCCGCACCAGCTGTCCGGTGGCATGTGCCAGCGCGTGATGATCGCGATGGCGCTGCTCGCCCGCCCGAAGCTGCTCATCGCCGACGAGCCGACCACGGCCCTTGACGTCACGATCCAGGCGCAGATCCTCGAGCTGATCGACAAGTTGCGCCGGGACGAGGACATGTCCGTACTCCTGGTCACCCACGACATGGGCGTCGCCGCGGACCTCGCCGACCGGGTGGTGGTGATGTACGCCGGCCGGGTCGTGGAGGATGCCTCGCCCCGGGACGCGTTCGCACGCTCCGCACACCCGTACACGAAGGGTCTGCTGGCATGCATCCCGCCGATGATCGGTGCGCGGCCCGAGCACCTGCCGGCGATCCCGGGCACGGTCCCGGACCCGTCGAACCTGCCGACCGGCTGTTCGTACCATCCTCGGTGCCCGCGGGCCTCCGAGCGGTGCACGGTCGAGGACCCGCCACTGACGAAGGTGGCCGGCACGGCCGTCGCGTGCTGGCGCCCGGGCGAGGTGGTGATCGGCGAGGACGAGCTGGTCACGGTGAGAGGACAGGCATCGTGA